The following are from one region of the Rattus rattus isolate New Zealand chromosome 13, Rrattus_CSIRO_v1, whole genome shotgun sequence genome:
- the Dph3 gene encoding DPH3 homolog isoform X1, producing the protein MAVFHDEVEIEDFQYDEDTETYFYPCPCGDNFSITKEDLENGEDVATCPSCSLIIKVIYDKDQFMCGETVPAPSTNKGLVKC; encoded by the exons ATGGCGGTGTTTCATGACGAGGTGGAGATCGAGGACTTTCAATATGACGAGGACACGGAGACGTATTTCTACCCCTGCCCCTGTGGGGATAACTTCTCCATCACCAAG GAAGATTTGGAAAATGGAGAAGATGTGGCAACGTGTCCTAGCTGCTCACTCATTATAAAAGTGATTTATGACAAA gaTCAGTTCATGTGTGGAGAAACAGTCCCAGCTCCTTCAACCAACAAAGGGTTAGTTAAGTGCTGA
- the Dph3 gene encoding DPH3 homolog isoform X2, with amino-acid sequence MAVFHDEVEIEDFQYDEDTETYFYPCPCGDNFSITKDQFMCGETVPAPSTNKGLVKC; translated from the exons ATGGCGGTGTTTCATGACGAGGTGGAGATCGAGGACTTTCAATATGACGAGGACACGGAGACGTATTTCTACCCCTGCCCCTGTGGGGATAACTTCTCCATCACCAAG gaTCAGTTCATGTGTGGAGAAACAGTCCCAGCTCCTTCAACCAACAAAGGGTTAGTTAAGTGCTGA